The nucleotide window AAGTCATTCTTGGCAATCCTTGTTTGCTACTTCCAACCCTGTTAAAACTGATCAGCTCATTAGATTTActtatttgaagattttaaaacCTCAGCTGCAGCATTACAAAATTTTCTCTCAAGCGTGTATACTCTCAAAAGAGAATTTCTGATCAAGTATGGCAGGTGGGTGTTCATTTATGCAGTTTAAAATTTGATCGTCACAACCACCCCTGCCccataagaagaggaaaattagCAACCCCATTTTATAAAGACAGTAACATGGCAAAATTTAAAGACTTTTAACAGCAAACCTATAAAATAGGTCTCTGGCCCCTAGTTCAGAATGTTTTCTCCATTGTCCTGGTTGATAACTGTATTGCCATTTATTTCAAGGCAGAAGAATAAAGCTTGAGATTGTCAGAAATATATAGAGAAGGTTCTTAGGTTTTCATTGTAAATACAGGAAGTAGTGCAATGCAGTTCTCATTTCAGTAAATATGGCAAAATTAGAAGTTATGTCATGTCATACATTGATGTCTTCAGTTTAAAAAGTCTACCACTATAAAATGAGAAACTGAAGTAATTCTAGTTTCTTTCCACAAAATCTTGTTCCCATAGCAGCTCCCAGCCAAGGCAGACGAGACTGGTATGAAAGGCAACATCTGCTCTGCCAGAAGTGAAAAGACTAGAAATCTAGAATGCTCTGTGTGATAATGATGTGCCCTTAGCAGCACAAAATAGAGGCTGGTTGGTTCTGTGTAATCCTTGAGCTTTAGGTGTGTGTTGTTCGGCCTGCCTTTCTCTAAGCTGATACCCCTGACAATgagagaaaaactgaattttgattttaaaactataaCCTGGAACCCGGCATTCCTGTGGCCTAGctacattgtttttttcttcttcttctttttatttttactgaccAAGCTATAACCTAGGTAGGCAGCTTTCCTCAGAAATGCAACATTGAAGCAAAGGGCAGACATGCTCTCTCAGAGTTTTCAAGTCTCATACACAGAATTGGGCCCTCGATTACAAAGTGCTAAGCTCAAAGATCCTGGAAGAGAAGCTTGGGAAGCCCAAGGCTGAGAACTGGCTCTATCTAGATAGAACAATAggtaatatttaataaatcattATGTGTCAGCAACTGTTCTGAGCTCTTTGTATGGCAATTCATTTCTCATAACTAAGAAAGGAATTAGCTACCACTGGAGGTAACTCAGTCTTATTTGTATTATCACCATCTGACTATTCCAAGAGACCAGTGTTTTCTTGCTGAGTCAGGTTAACAATCCTAGATACTGCTTGAAGGAAAATGTGTATAGTAGTCAatagcgtgtgtgtgtatatacacactatatacacacaccttcaacaaagcaaacattgTGGTAGATTTTACAATCCTGTCAGGTTAGTGAGAAAGACCATATCACCATTTGGCAAAATTTACATTCAAATCCTGTTATTAccttgctttctcttctttatcAGAGGCCATGTTTGTATTGGCTTCGTCAAAAAAGTTAGATACACTCCTTTTCAGCAAACATGTATGcataatcaataaatattcagATGTTCTTTGAGCATTtttctcagaatattttttaattaggtgaTTTGCTTCACTTGTAGCTGGAGTTGGTCTGGAGTGAAATTGGAAGTGCAGTAGCTTACATGGCTGCATATGAAGTAGGTTTAAAAGTGGAGGTGTGTGATGAGCCTATAAAGCTCATCAGTTTCATAGGCTAACTTAGTTACTGAATTGCACAGGATTAAGAGGCCACAAGATGGCAAACTGACACTGGGAAGGAGTATGTACAGTTAAGGTCTGAAAATTGAACCAGAAATTACCGtcccattattttttatttatactttacagGGGACACGGGCTAATATGTGGTAGTTTATATTTTTGGGTACTTATAAATTAAAcaattatagttttttttaattgggagATGACTATGACACATTAGCTATTGGTCCATTTTAGGATGAATAGATCAGCCTTCATAATGAAAACAGGCTAAATCCATCATGCTTTGATTATACATATTTAGTTATCTAATAAGGTTTAAAGAAAAGTAACACAGTTGGTCATTATGTGGATATGCCAGTATTCCAAAgatctttgaaaaaatgttttacaggAAACTTCTGAAAGACTGAATTTggagcttttaaaaaactgaattctTGCTCAGTGGCTTCAGGTAACTGGGCAAGTCACTGTATCACTCTAGGTTGTAGTCtgatttgtaagtatttttaagatttcttccAATTCcagaatattgttattttttttacttcataCAACACAGTTATGCTGAAAAATTCGGAAATGTGTTCATTGTTTTTGAGCAATTACTGTGGGTTAACCCCTGAAGGTAAAATGATGAAGGACATAGTTCTTCCCTGCATTCAAAATGCTCACCATTTAGAGGGAGATACAAACATATAAGCAAATAACATAGAGATAAGTGATATGATAAAGCCACGTATTGTTAATTACAAtacctaacattttaaaataatctctacaTGCCATGCTTGGCATGAGTCATATAATCTGTACAGTGGCCCTGTGAGATATGTATTTTacttatcctcattttacatcaCATTTTGCTCTCTGATGAAATATTTGATCCAAGCCTTACAATTTCTCAaggtgaagaaaagaagaattaaattaCACAAAATATTAAGTACCTCACAGTTACTAACTATAAAGCCATGATTTTAAAGATGAATCCTATTACAACCAGTTCTTTGGGACTACCTAAATTGTCTATTGTAATGAGCTGTCCTGTCATTACAcgtgaaatttgttttttaaagatgattcTGTTCATCAGAGATCTTTCTGTGAACTCAGGTTTATATAGTGATACCGCCAATACAAAGTCTTATTTTGCCATTGCCCAATATTTAGTTACTAGAACCATAGGATCTTGAAGAGTTTAAAAGAACTTTGGAGATCATCTAGCTATACCTTCTATATAATCCAGAAATAATATTGAACACCTCGTTCAATGTTAGGGAATCTCACCACTTTATTTGGCAACCATTTTATTGAGGCAGTTCAAATTAATACAACTTTCCAATATtagttaaaaatctttttctcttattttcagcCATTGGTCCTGGTTCTACAACTTTGAAACACAAAATAAGCTATTTGTCTTTGAAGCATTGGGAAAATAATTCACTGTAGTCTGGACACAAACCTTTGTTAATACAGGtataaatgaactttaaaaaaaagtctcataCTATACTTTGCTCATGTTAAGGTGGTGGACAGCTGAAATTCCAAGGTATTTAAGTTGTGAACTAATATCATCTCGGTCTCATATTAAAATCTTAAATCTTGGTGCAGAATGATTGCTTGTTCCATTTCACCTGACTTAAATTCTGCACAAAATTCTCCCCTGCTGaggttttataaatgtttcagttttaaatgtttcaattcaattttttaaatgtttcaaatactAGGCATTTCTTTTGTCTTCAGTTGATACAGGCATGCCTTCTGTGTCTTCATCCTAGTCACTAATGTGAATGTACTCTGGAACTGTTTGGAGCAGTAAGTAAAAGAAATtaacgaggccgggcgcggtggctcaagcctgtaatcccagcactttgggaggccgagacgggcggatcacgaggtcaggagatcgaggccatcctggctaacacggtgaaaccccgtctctactaaaaaatacaaaaaactagccgggcgaggtggcgggcgcctgtagtcccagctactcgggaggctgaggcaggagaatggcgtaaacccgggaggcggagcttgcagtgagctgagatccggccactgcactccagcctgggcgacagagcgagactccgtctcaaaaaaaaaaaaaaaaaagaaattaacgaGTTAGTGACTTACATCGGGTAGGAGTTAAGTTGTCTCTCACATAATAACAAGCAGACAGTAGGAGAATAGGCAGTTCGAGGCTGATAAGGCAATTTCATAATGGCATCAGTGGCCCAGAAGCCTGCCTGTCTTCTTCAGAAGGTTTCACATCCATCCTCAGAGTCACCTCATGGCAGAAAGATGTTCCCGGCAACATTAAGCTATGATGTTTCGGGCAGGAAGGGGTGGGCGTGGGGAAAAAGATGCGTGCAAACTAGGTCAGCACACTTTTTACGCAACTTTCCCCAAAGCACCCTGTTGCTTTGACAAGAAGATAGTCACACAGCTATCTCTACATGCAGAggagaatttaaaatatacctttttaGCTGGGCACATTGACATCCCCAACAAAATCAGGGTTAagtggagagggaagaggaacaCAACGTTTTTTTCCAAGAAACTTTTGAGTTCCTAAGCACAAAGGAACCTAACCTATGGGGATATAGGGGTATAAAGAGATGAATAAGACAAAGTCGATCGTAGTCACAGTCATTTTAAGTATCAAATTAATGTAATTAGGAGCAATCTCTAAGAGGATTGGTTTATCAGGTTTGCTTATCTTCCACAGAAAGTCAGATCTCAAGTTACTGCACTTTTCTTTGAGATAAACATGAATGAAAACTCTTGGCTAACCTAGTGATTAATACCTCTTTTAATCACAGGAGATTACTTATCTATTTCGTTAACATTTTTATACCAACAATATGGTAGTTGTATTGCTTAATATTTGTCTGCTCTGGCCCCAATCCACAGCACGGAGTTTAATGGTGACCTTTTCCAAAAGAAGAGGAATCAAGTCCACTTTTTCAGTGTCCTGTGATTGATTCATCCCCAATTCTACACAACAACCATTCTCTCTCTTTACTTTGACAGGAGGCATTACTATCTGAAGGTTTTTTGAGATAAAGTATTAACAGAAATTACATATTTCTTCTgaacaacatttttcttttttttttttttcttgctctgtcgcccaggctggagtgcagtggcacaatcttcgctcactgcaagctccgcctcctgggttcacgccattctcctgcctcagcctcctgagtagctgggactacaagcgcccgccgccacgccctgctaattttttgtatttttagtagagacagggttttactgtgttagccaggatggtctcaatcgcctgacctcgtgatctgcccgcctcagccccccagagtgctggaattacaagcgtgagccactgcgtccagcccatttttcctttttaatagaaaaaaaattaaaaattctttgtagacGGGGAAGGATTTGATACTTCACCTTTAAATAGATGGGAATATTGACCTATGTCAGTAAAATCCAGAACTCATTTTACTTTGCTTTCAAACAATATTTGGGAAcattatagaatttttaaaagatatctcAGAAAGTTGTTAGTTAGACTGTCTAACACTGGGGAAACAAGATGGGTCTGTGGAAAATTCTCAGAGCTCCTCACAGTCACCAATATCTTTTACAGCCAAAGGAAGATTTGCTTTGTGAAAAGAAGCCCGATTTATATTAAAGAAAGTGCTTCTGGCAGATATTTCTAGACCTAGAACACCTTCCTTGGGCTTTTGTCAtaaaaattgaattgaattctGACACGTTTTGCCTCTACGTGCTCCACCACTGCTGCTTTCTTTCctcattagtttttgttttgtttaatacaGGGtcttgtccaggcatggtggctcaggcctgtaatcccagtactttgggaggctgaggcaggtggatcaggagttcgagaccatcctggccaacatggcaaaccccgtctctactaaaaataaaaaagttagccgggtatgttggtgggtacctataatcctagctattcgggaggctaaggcaggagaatcacttgaacctgggagacggaggttgcagtgagccaagatcataccactgcactccactctgggggagaaagcaagacttcatctcaaaaaacaaaaacaaaaaaaaaaaaaaacggggtcttgctctgtcacccaggctggatgcagtaagtggcacgatcatagcccACCTCAAGTTTGAATTCCgaagctcaagggatcctcctgccttggcctcccaaagtgctggaaatacaggcatgagccactgcacttgccCTCTAATTAGTCTTTTAAAGAGCTATGAAGTCCTCCTCACTTTTGTGCTCTGTGCAGTGTTAAATAtacaaacaaactagaaataaatggCATCAGTATTTAAGAAAAGCATTACATGTATGCGATGAGATATGAGCTAGAATAAGGAGAGGCAGGGTACTATaggcttttaaattattaaaattttgtattatacAGGAAATAAATTTATGAAGAATGTGGCTTTATTGGGACTCTCAGTTACAAGACACAGAAATCCAACTTGAACCAGCTTAAGGAAAAAGGAATTTATCTTTCATGTGACTAACCACAGAAAGGTTAGAAGTAGAGCCAGGCTCAGGGACAATGGTATTGAGGAGTTCAAACATCCTCAAGTCTTTGCCtttttccccctcctctctcATCTTCACAGTCTTGTTTTTAGATTGGCTTCATTCCACTAGGAAGACTGGAACTACAACCACTTAGAGCTCTGGGCATTCTTTTGTACAAGTGCTTGAAAACATTTCCTGCCAGCTCTAATGAGAACTCCTGTGGCCAGGAACAAGGTCTGTAACTAGAAAGAGTATGGGACAAGTGCGGAGCAGTCAGAATAATCACTGCAAGCTGGGAGTGGCTTAAATGAAATTAGGGAGACCTCTGTTTAGTGATCTGGGAAGACCTATGGTTGATTGCTCAGTCTGCCTGTACTAGTTGCATATCCCTGAAGAAAAGTGACTGCTTTTTCCTTATCTCCAAGGTTATTGTCTGCTCTATGTGCACCAGAAGGTTTCAGGGTGAAACAGTTGAGGTGGGCCAATGAGACCAAGACACAGGTGTAAGATACTCCATCCTCCATGACCCTTAACAGAAGTGGACATTTTCTTGAGCAGGAATTATGCATTAAATCTTGGGAGGTACATAGCACAGTGTCTTGCtcctaggtgctcaataaatattaatttaccaacaagagaaacaataaatatgatacaaatTAACTGCCAATTTCAATCAAATACTTTGGGTCCTCACTGACCCCAAGAAAGTCATCAGAATGTTCTCATAGGAAACTTACTTGTAAATTAAGGTACTACCAGCAAGACTCAAGGAACAAAAATCACTCACCTTCCTATTTAAACATCTACGCTGCCATTACCCTTGCTCACATTAcctttcagtttcttttctatACAAAGTGGAAATGCAAAGAATATATGGCCAAGCAGTTGGACTTTTTTGCTTAGGCAGAACTTGCCATAACTGGTATGAAGAGACTGAGCTCCCCCAAAACATTTTTGGCATCAAACTCATCCTCAGACTGACAAAATCCCTTGTTTCCATTCCAGTTCTGCATTCTGAAACCCTGTTTTCTAGATTCTGTGCCACGATCAGGGTCTCAAAAACCTTAAATTTCTTCTAACCACCTATTAttgtcacacatacacacacaaaattcataATTACCTGCATTCGTGCAGGGTAGATGTTTTCATGTTCAATGATAAAGTACATGGTTGTAAGCTCAAGTCCAGCAGTGACCTGTCTTATAAATTGAAAAAAGGGGTAAACCACAAATTTCACCTTTCTTTCCATTGTCTAGAACACAGTCTTTAAGATAGAGATAACGACCACTGCTGCTGACATAGTCTGTAGACCACGTAATCACCCAAATAACCCTCATTGCGTATGACTTGTAATGAGATTATATTCTGAAGAGGGCAAGGCATGGAAGACATAATTGGTCTTtagttaaaattacatttttatgccCTGATTTTCTGTTAAATTCCCAAGGGAGAAGAAGAATTTCTGAGCTATCTTTACCAAGCAGTGTTGCAAATCCTGTTCTAAAGTTGTCAGAACATGTTTTATTTCACAGAGTAATCATACCCACTACAGTCTAGCAAAGATACCAATGACAGCCAAAGAGCATTGtgaaatacctttatttttattctgaagaAGTGTATATATGTTAGAGTATTAAATCCAAAGAGAATGTATCTgtgaatttctagaaaaataaagaaaagtaaagaaagttcTAGTCTTCAAAACAGGTgataaactttttaaacatttttgcacCACTGTAACAACATAGTACACATTTTACTGTTTGTCCTAGAGGGAGATATACTACTAAATTATAGGCAAACTGGGACATACATACTATATAGTACATAGGGAATTCCTGATTACGAAAGATTCAACAATATGaatatttacaaagtatttcAATGTTCTTTTGGTTAAATAGAAATCTTAAGTAATTGTCAAGTGGGCACATTCTTTTTCTGTGGCCTCCATTTCCTATCAATGTGTTGCCTTCTGGGGGACCTGCCTTTCTGACTCTAGAGTGACCCTTTTGAACATCTGCTGGTTCAGGCTTAAGTGGGATACCTCCCAGTAATATTTGTACTTAATTTGGAGACCACTGAAATGATagctttcctccctctcctctagTCCTCTTACATCCAAGGCTCCCTGAATCGGAAAAAGGCCTGGAGATCTTCCTGTTGAATGTTCCTCTGTGTGTCTCCATCTGGCTAATGTCCTATCCCACAGTTTTTCCCTACAGAGATTGAGTAGGACAGGGAGTGGGGCCTTGGCTGCCACTTTGGAAAGATTGCCAGTTCCTTCATTTCAGCTCGAAGGCCATCACATTTGTCTAAAGTGTCACTTTTTATGTTTTCCAGTTCATTGTGCACAAATTGTAATGAGATAgttagaaaaaacagaaaactgacacagggtttctttttttgttttttgttgaaaaATCTAAGCTCTTAAAAGAATCCTGTTAGATTTCTTCAGACTAATTTGCAATTACCTATTCTAAAACAACTAATGTTATCCACATACTGGAGAACCCTACAACAAAACAATGAGACCTCTGTCTAGTGCTCATAACTGAAAGCATATTGACAATGTAAAAAAAATCCTCCCAAATGATACTAAGGCTGACATGCTTTGTCTTCCAACTCAGCTTAGGCCTTGCTGAGGAGGGATGCAGGTTTTCTTTGTGTAACCCTCTTGTGTGTCACCAAGTAGCTTTGCTTCAGGTGGTGGGAGTATGTTTATGGCCAAGTGTGAATGATGATTCTGGAGTAGGGTCCCTCTCCTACCACATTCAACATGTCTGAGGCTGTGGCACTCACACACTGAGGAATTGGGggtttttttgaatatttttggagACAGCACTTAATAAAGCACTTGAGAACCAGAAAACTCAGTTCAATGAAATTCAACACAATACACAAGCATGAGGTGATGACCAAGAAGAGGATGAAGATCGTCTTCTCAGTGGGTCTAGAGATGAAGCAGTCCACAGTGTTGGGACAAGGCTTCAAATCACACTTTATAAGATAGGGAACACTAAAGCCATCATATAGCTTATAAAATAGAACAAGGAAGCCAATTTCAAAACCGGTTTTAACAATGAGGCTGATAAGATAAGTGTACCATAGACCACCATCCATTGTACCTAGGCTGACATAGAGtttctttctgtgccttttcTCTCTACTCTCACGATAGGCTACATGTAAAACCACCAGAAGCGAAGGTGTGGAGACCATGATCAGTTGTAAGGCCCAAAGTCTGACTTGGGAAATGGGGAAGAAGTcatcaaaacaaacattttcacAACCGGGCTGTCTACTGTTGCACTCAAACTCTTTCTGCTCATCTTTCCACACATGCTCTGTTGCCACCATGTAGACCAGCAAACGGAAGACAAACACGACAGCCAGCCAAATCCGTCCAATCCCAGTGGAGTATTTATTTACTCCACTCAGGAGATCTCTGAGGAACATCCAACTCATGACTTAGGCTCAAAAGAAGGCAAGActctgcaaaataaaacaatttcatcAGGATTCATTTACTTCTATTCTACAGATCATTTCTACTATTTGAGGGATTATGTAAGATAAATTACAATTTCTGCATTACAACAACTCTGGTGGTTTAGGGCTCTCCAAGAATCCCGAAGGATATGCTTACATATAAGGAGATGATACAACTGGTCCATGGACATAATTAATCCCATGTCCACTTTAATTTGAGATTTGGTTGGTCATCTACCCCACTGCCCACTACCCCATTTGCAAACAATTCTGTGGTTAGCAAAATCTTTCTGGTTTATTGCTTCCCTCTAAAGATGGATGGGTCATGTTACTCATATGAAGATAATTAGATATGAATATCAAGGTGATCCTGGTATCTTGAGATGTCCTTCACATGCCAGATTGTTGACGCTGTAGTCTCTACTCACTTTCTCTAATTCGTTAATGCCCCTCCCAATCCTTGAGGTTTATTACCTGCTCCTACTTCCTCTTGTTTCGCATATCCCATATCAGCAGCTCAGCTTGCCACCAATTTGATAATGAAAAGTAAAGCTCTCCAATACAAACttcctctccctcaccctccaGACTGACATATTCACACCCAATTTACCTTCTTTACCCAGTTTGGAGGGAGAGTCTCCCTCTTCTTGCCCCAAAATAATCATTCACACTCTATATCCCATTCTTGATCTGTCAGTTTTCCCTGTTTTGTATTCTGTGGTCTTCAATCTCCCTTGTCTCCTTCCTCTCAGCCTACAAATATGCTTAAGTGTCCATTTTTAGTGGGGGAGAGGGAGAATCTTCATAGCTTATCTTGCTGACAGTCTTTCTTCCTTTATCCCTCATTTCTACTTCCTCAACTGTTATTTACTCCTCAACTCATTGAGTCTAGGTTTTCTGTTCATCATTGTACTTAACATTTATGCTAAAGTTAGCACCGTCATGCAACTGCCAAATCTTGTGGACActtgaattttatgtaattttcctGTGACATTTGACACTGTTGCCTGCACTTGTGTTCCTGAAACTTCTTCAGACTTGAGTTCTACACCACTCTACCCTCTCTTCTTGTTTCACTCCTCCTGATTCTTTCATCTTCGTTTTTGTTGTCCAGCTCTTAAGAATTCTGTCCTTTGCTCTTTTCTTACTCTTCATGCTCTCCCTAGAAAATTTCACTCATCCCCATGGATTCGACTTCTGCTTTCACCTTCCTGACTCTCCCTAAACCTACGTAGTTCCCTGCCTCGTGGTGATCATCTAAATGTCCCACAAGAATTCTGAACTTGATACATCTACAACTGAATTTGTTCTTTTCCTTGCCCTTCGATTTCATTCTTATTGAATGGCATCACCAACATCAAATCTCCTCTATTCATCCTAAACTCATCTCATATTCATCCTAAACTCCTCTCTCATAACCCTTTTTTAATTGTCCACAAAGTTCTTCAGATTCCTCCTAAATGCATCTCAAATCCATCTCCAGGTCACTGCTGAAATCTCATCACTCCTACGACTCTGTCACTAGGTTCTATTTCCAGTCTCATCATCTCCTCCCCTCACCTTCTAGTACATCCTCGATGCTATTTAATTCTCTTAAACTTCTTTGCATCTCTTGCTCTTTTCCCAATAAAAGCTAATAAGGATCTGAAGagccttctttttcatttcagtgaCATTTTCTTTCTGGCACTGACTGCTTCCATCTTATCATTGAACTCCGTGGGATGGGCCTGATTCATTGTTTGTTGGGTCCATGATATGCTCAGAACTCTGTTCTGTGCTTTTGAATTGATCTCTCAAAACCACTCCGaaaggtggttttttgttttgttttgttttttgtctttgtttgccTTATGATGGTGGTGGTTTTGTTCTTGCAAATGAAAAGGCAGACTCAGAAATGAAGCCACTTTCTCGAGGTCACAAAGTAAGATGCAGAGCAGGGCTCAAGTCTAATTTCCATTATCTGACAGCAAGGTTTCTCAACATTCGCACCATACACATTTTGGGTTGATTAATTATTTGTTTCAGCAGCTGTCCTATGCATTGTAGGaagtttagcagcatctctggctgCTAGCAGCTAGAAACCAGCTCCCCTACCatctgtgacaaccaaaaatgtctccatatATTTCCAAATGTTCCTGGGAGAGAGGAGACAAAATCTTCCCAGTCGAGAgccactttttaaactttctacCATAACCAGTAGATATGGGCTAGAGCTCCAGGCCTGCCACTAATTTACTTTATAATTTCTCAGGTGAAAGCTTTGCCTTTTCAGCTCGTGTTTCCTATTACAATAATTAATACTACTTGTTTTCTGCATAGACTCAGCCAAAAGAGAATCATGGAAATGGTGATGTGAGGGGAAACAGGGAGTTAAGAAAACTGAGATGTTCCAACAGCATGCATGTTGGGAGCATAATACATGTTCTCTTACAGAGGAAGCAATATAGAGCAAGCCCACATTCCAGAGCCCTGAG belongs to Macaca thibetana thibetana isolate TM-01 chromosome 4, ASM2454274v1, whole genome shotgun sequence and includes:
- the GJB7 gene encoding gap junction beta-7 protein, yielding MSWMFLRDLLSGVNKYSTGIGRIWLAVVFVFRLLVYMVATEHVWKDEQKEFECNSRQPGCENVCFDDFFPISQVRLWALQLIMVSTPSLLVVLHVAYRESREKRHRKKLYVSLGTMDGGLWYTYLISLIVKTGFEIGFLVLFYKLYDGFSVPYLIKCDLKPCPNTVDCFISRPTEKTIFILFLVITSCLCIVLNFIELSFLVLKCFIKCCLQKYSKKPPIPQCVSATASDMLNVVGEGPYSRIIIHTWP